One part of the Deinococcus betulae genome encodes these proteins:
- a CDS encoding DUF4287 domain-containing protein produces MSFQAYLDMVRAQTGKTVSDFRELAGAKGLEKHGQIVTWLKTEHGLGHGHATAVAAALLKAETRQATPEERVAAVFSGKKVAWQPLWTALLAHVQALGADVGVAPTETYLSLTRGGKKFALLQPGVKGADVGLRLPSQVPAAPFEPAGSWNTMVTHRLRLTSPGEPDAALLDALSAAYQAR; encoded by the coding sequence ATGTCCTTTCAGGCGTATCTGGATATGGTGCGGGCCCAGACCGGCAAGACGGTCTCCGATTTCCGCGAGCTGGCCGGTGCCAAAGGCCTGGAGAAACACGGCCAGATTGTGACCTGGCTCAAGACCGAGCACGGCCTGGGGCATGGGCACGCCACTGCGGTGGCCGCAGCGCTGCTCAAGGCCGAGACCCGGCAAGCCACCCCAGAGGAGCGCGTGGCCGCCGTGTTCAGCGGCAAGAAGGTGGCCTGGCAGCCCCTCTGGACGGCGCTGCTGGCCCACGTGCAGGCGCTGGGCGCCGATGTGGGCGTGGCGCCCACCGAGACGTATCTCAGCCTGACCCGAGGCGGCAAGAAGTTTGCCTTGCTGCAGCCGGGTGTGAAGGGCGCCGATGTGGGCCTGCGCCTGCCTAGTCAGGTGCCCGCCGCCCCGTTTGAACCGGCCGGGTCCTGGAACACGATGGTGACCCACCGCCTGCGGCTGACCAGCCCAGGCGAGCCGGACGCCGCCCTGCTGGACGCCCTGAGCGCGGCGTACCAGGCCCGCTGA
- a CDS encoding DHA2 family efflux MFS transporter permease subunit codes for MTPPDTLTPRDRTVILVLLISTFVVILNETIMNVALPRLMADLDVSARLAQWLSTAFMLTMAVVIPVTGFLLQRLATRTVYFTAMGLFCVGTLLAALAPGFVPLLLARVVQATGTAIMLPLLMTTVLTLVPVRQRGAVMGNLSIVISVAPAIGPTLSGLILQVLPWRFLFVFVLPVALAALAYGARTLRNVGTPRPVALDLLSVPLAALGFGGLVYALSQVGEGGRGGLTLATDAPLLVGALALTAFLWRQVVLGRRGEPLLDLRAFRFPQFALGVGLLVIAMVALFGGMILLPLYLQNLRGLSTLQTGLLLLPGGLLMGLLAPTVGRLHDRIGPRPLALPGTVLMTAVLLGLSRIDAGTSIWALLALHLTLSGGLALLFTPVFTSSLAPLPPHLYSHGSAILSTLQQVAGAAGTALLVALMAGRAAQLTAAGASATDAQVAGLHLAFLAAAGVGVLAAGLALGLRATRQPQTSTTDDAAPLAHPGD; via the coding sequence ATGACCCCGCCTGACACCCTGACCCCCCGTGACCGCACCGTCATTCTGGTGCTGCTGATTTCGACCTTCGTGGTCATCCTGAACGAGACCATCATGAACGTGGCCCTGCCGCGCTTGATGGCCGACTTGGACGTCAGTGCCCGCCTGGCCCAGTGGCTCAGCACGGCCTTTATGCTCACGATGGCGGTGGTGATTCCTGTTACGGGGTTCCTGCTGCAGCGGCTGGCGACCCGCACCGTGTACTTCACCGCGATGGGCCTGTTCTGTGTGGGCACGCTGTTGGCCGCACTGGCGCCAGGCTTCGTGCCGCTGCTGCTGGCGCGGGTGGTGCAGGCGACGGGCACGGCGATCATGCTGCCCCTGCTGATGACCACCGTGCTGACCCTGGTGCCGGTTCGCCAGCGCGGGGCCGTGATGGGCAACCTCAGCATTGTCATTTCGGTGGCGCCGGCCATTGGCCCCACCCTCTCGGGCCTGATCTTGCAGGTGCTGCCCTGGCGCTTTCTGTTCGTGTTCGTGTTGCCGGTGGCGCTGGCCGCCCTGGCCTACGGCGCGCGTACCCTGCGCAATGTGGGCACGCCCCGCCCGGTGGCGCTGGACCTGCTGTCGGTGCCTCTGGCCGCGCTGGGCTTTGGTGGCCTGGTCTACGCCCTCAGCCAGGTGGGCGAGGGGGGCCGGGGTGGACTAACCCTGGCCACGGACGCGCCGCTGCTGGTGGGCGCCCTGGCACTGACCGCGTTTCTGTGGCGGCAGGTCGTGCTGGGCCGCCGGGGCGAGCCGCTGCTGGACCTGCGCGCTTTCCGGTTTCCGCAGTTTGCGCTGGGGGTAGGCCTGCTGGTGATCGCCATGGTGGCGCTGTTCGGCGGCATGATTCTGCTGCCGCTGTACCTGCAAAATCTGCGGGGCCTGAGTACCCTGCAAACGGGCCTGCTGCTGCTGCCGGGTGGCCTCTTGATGGGACTGCTGGCTCCCACCGTGGGGCGGCTGCATGACCGGATTGGTCCGCGGCCACTGGCGCTGCCGGGCACGGTCCTGATGACGGCGGTGCTGCTGGGCCTGAGCCGCATTGACGCAGGTACGTCCATCTGGGCCCTGCTGGCCCTGCACCTGACCCTCAGCGGCGGGCTGGCCCTGCTATTCACGCCAGTGTTTACCAGCAGCCTCGCGCCGCTGCCGCCCCACCTGTACTCGCACGGCAGCGCCATTCTCAGCACGCTGCAGCAGGTGGCGGGCGCCGCCGGCACCGCCCTGCTGGTGGCGCTGATGGCGGGGCGTGCCGCCCAGCTGACCGCGGCCGGTGCCTCCGCCACCGACGCCCAGGTGGCCGGGCTGCACTTAGCCTTTCTGGCGGCAGCGGGCGTGGGCGTGCTGGCGGCGGGCCTGGCCCTGGGGCTGCGCGCCACGCGGCAGCCGCAGACTTCGACCACCGACGACGCAGCTCCTCTGGCCCACCCTGGAGACTGA
- a CDS encoding VOC family protein: protein MNWTLEVVVVPVSDVARAVAFYTGGLGFVVDHDTKLGAGRRLVQLTPRGSGCSVVLGEGLSEMAPGSLRGLQLVVNDVRAAHTELTARSVAVSKVQVLGPSGARPAVPGEDLNNVGFLFLDDPDGNGWAVQQISARP, encoded by the coding sequence ATGAACTGGACCCTGGAAGTGGTGGTGGTGCCGGTCAGCGACGTGGCGCGGGCAGTGGCGTTTTACACCGGCGGGCTGGGTTTTGTGGTGGACCACGACACCAAACTGGGTGCGGGGCGGCGTCTCGTGCAGCTCACCCCACGCGGCTCGGGGTGCTCGGTGGTGCTGGGCGAGGGCCTGAGCGAAATGGCGCCGGGGTCGCTGCGGGGCCTGCAACTGGTCGTGAATGACGTGCGGGCTGCCCACACCGAACTGACAGCGCGGAGCGTGGCAGTGAGTAAAGTGCAGGTTCTGGGGCCGTCAGGCGCCCGCCCCGCCGTTCCCGGCGAAGACCTGAACAACGTTGGGTTTCTCTTTCTTGACGACCCCGATGGCAACGGTTGGGCCGTGCAACAAATCAGCGCCCGACCCTGA
- a CDS encoding VOC family protein, translating into MTQLTPALMFEGRAAEALGLYLSLFPGAQVIARQDYGADGPGAPGTILTAEVELAGQRLRVSDSPISHAFTFTPSLSLFVDGLTLADFERLYAGLSAGGEVLMPPDSYGFSARFAWVNDRFGVSWQLNVP; encoded by the coding sequence ATGACTCAGCTCACCCCCGCCCTGATGTTCGAAGGCCGCGCGGCCGAGGCGCTGGGCCTTTACCTCTCGCTCTTTCCAGGCGCCCAGGTGATCGCTCGCCAGGACTACGGCGCCGACGGGCCGGGCGCCCCCGGCACCATCCTGACCGCCGAGGTCGAACTGGCGGGGCAACGCCTGCGCGTCTCGGACAGTCCGATTTCGCATGCCTTTACCTTCACACCGTCGCTGTCCCTGTTTGTAGACGGGCTGACGCTGGCCGACTTTGAGCGCTTGTACGCGGGCCTGTCGGCCGGCGGCGAGGTGCTGATGCCGCCGGACAGCTACGGATTTAGCGCCCGCTTTGCCTGGGTCAATGACCGCTTTGGCGTGTCGTGGCAGCTGAACGTGCCGTAA
- a CDS encoding molybdopterin oxidoreductase family protein — protein sequence MTALPASRDVLLTCPLDCPDACRLKVTLTRGEDSQERMTKLTGDPTHPVTRGFACAKTVHYPSRANHPERPLYPLRRLNAKTEAPVWQRVTWAEALDDIARRLRTLLDTRGPQALLRYNYAGTMGLMEGTHVHALFRALGTPELDETICATAGGEAWALGYGTRYGVDPQDVAHARLIVLWGINSLSTNSHLTPHLTAARKAGARILAVDPYRNRTAAFADEHLKLRPGTDAALALGVMHELFAHGWTDEAYLAEATVGAEDLRQTAAEWPPERTAEVTGLSADTVREFARAIGTTRPTYIRVGYGMTRHEHGGTNLRAVTLIPALTGDWRQRGGGCALSASGAFKLNRRRLGAAHLIRAETPHVNMNEYARALQPEAGLGATVIYNCNPAVVAPDAGRVRAGLQRDDLLVVVLEQAMTDTARLADYVLPATTFAEHEDVYTSYGHHYLGYNRAELAAPGEARPNSWVMQELARRLGVTEPSVYWTVDELLSDLLTTDHPHLAGISPERLKAEGSVRLQLPDLFLPYAHGAETPSGKVQLSPAPQHREPEAALNTEYPVRLLTPPAHHFLNSTYGNLENLNRAEGGEPHVLVHPDDAQQFGLHDAAYARLESEIGAVRRRVKVTDAAQPGTAVVEGTWWGLSAPDGTSINELTAQTLTDLGGGSTFHNTRIRLVPVEG from the coding sequence ATGACGGCCCTGCCCGCCTCGCGTGATGTGCTGCTGACCTGCCCGCTGGACTGCCCCGACGCCTGCCGCCTGAAAGTGACCCTGACGCGCGGCGAGGACAGCCAGGAGCGGATGACCAAGCTGACCGGCGACCCCACCCATCCGGTCACGCGCGGCTTTGCCTGCGCTAAGACGGTGCACTATCCGTCCCGCGCCAACCACCCCGAGCGGCCCCTTTACCCCCTGCGGCGCCTGAACGCCAAAACCGAGGCTCCGGTGTGGCAGCGCGTGACCTGGGCCGAGGCGCTGGACGACATTGCCCGCCGCCTGCGAACGCTGCTGGACACGCGCGGCCCCCAGGCCCTGCTGCGCTACAACTACGCGGGCACCATGGGGCTGATGGAAGGCACCCATGTGCACGCCCTGTTCCGGGCCCTGGGCACCCCCGAACTGGACGAGACCATCTGTGCCACGGCCGGCGGTGAGGCCTGGGCACTGGGCTACGGCACGCGCTACGGCGTAGACCCGCAGGACGTGGCCCACGCCCGCCTGATTGTGCTGTGGGGCATCAATTCGCTGTCCACCAACAGCCACCTGACCCCGCACCTGACAGCCGCGCGCAAGGCTGGGGCACGCATTCTCGCGGTGGACCCGTACCGCAACCGCACCGCCGCTTTTGCCGACGAGCACCTGAAACTCAGGCCCGGCACCGACGCCGCGCTGGCCCTGGGCGTCATGCACGAACTGTTCGCGCATGGCTGGACCGACGAGGCCTACCTTGCAGAGGCCACGGTGGGCGCAGAGGATCTGCGTCAGACCGCCGCCGAGTGGCCCCCGGAACGCACCGCCGAGGTGACGGGCCTCAGCGCCGACACCGTGCGCGAGTTTGCGCGCGCCATCGGCACCACTCGCCCCACCTACATCCGGGTGGGGTACGGCATGACCCGCCATGAACACGGCGGCACCAATCTGCGCGCCGTCACCCTGATCCCGGCTCTGACGGGCGACTGGCGCCAGCGGGGCGGCGGCTGCGCCCTGAGTGCCAGCGGGGCCTTCAAGCTCAACCGCCGCCGGCTGGGCGCTGCTCACCTGATTCGCGCTGAGACACCGCACGTCAACATGAACGAATATGCCCGCGCCCTTCAACCCGAGGCGGGTCTTGGCGCGACCGTCATCTACAACTGCAACCCCGCCGTGGTGGCCCCCGACGCGGGGCGGGTCCGCGCGGGCCTGCAGCGCGACGACCTGCTGGTGGTCGTGCTGGAACAGGCCATGACCGACACTGCCCGCCTGGCTGACTATGTGCTCCCGGCCACCACCTTTGCCGAACACGAGGACGTGTACACCAGCTACGGGCATCATTACCTGGGCTACAACCGCGCTGAACTGGCCGCCCCCGGCGAGGCGCGCCCCAATTCCTGGGTGATGCAGGAGCTGGCGCGCCGCCTGGGCGTGACCGAGCCCAGCGTGTACTGGACCGTGGATGAGTTGCTGAGCGACCTGCTGACCACCGACCATCCACACCTGGCCGGCATTTCCCCGGAGCGTCTGAAGGCCGAGGGCAGCGTGCGTCTCCAGTTGCCCGACCTCTTTCTGCCCTACGCCCACGGCGCCGAGACGCCCAGCGGCAAGGTGCAGCTCTCGCCGGCTCCCCAGCACCGCGAGCCAGAGGCGGCACTGAACACCGAGTACCCGGTGCGCCTGCTGACGCCGCCCGCGCACCATTTTCTCAATTCCACTTACGGCAACCTGGAGAACCTGAACCGCGCCGAGGGCGGCGAGCCGCATGTCCTGGTGCATCCCGACGACGCCCAGCAGTTTGGCCTGCACGACGCTGCATACGCCCGCCTGGAATCTGAGATCGGTGCCGTGCGCCGCCGCGTGAAAGTCACCGACGCTGCGCAACCGGGCACGGCGGTGGTGGAAGGCACCTGGTGGGGCCTGTCCGCCCCCGACGGCACCAGCATCAACGAGCTGACTGCTCAGACCCTCACCGACTTGGGCGGCGGCAGCACCTTTCACAACACCCGCATCCGGTTGGTGCCGGTGGAGGGCTAG
- a CDS encoding glycoside hydrolase family 6 protein, producing MQRSALMLSTAFLLAACGQATQLTPQAQAQQPQLSAQAVSFYADPGGAAATWVRNNPNDGRTSLIRSRVSTQPAARWFGNWSGDVRSSVNSYAAAAAQAGKTPILVAYNIIGRDCGQHSSGGAGSADAYRTWIRNFSLGLGQRAAVVVVEPDALAQLTQCLNASEQSVRLGLLSYAVDQLATNAPNAKVYLDAGNSNWIGAADMADRLKKANVARARGFALNVSNYYLTSDSTTYGNAVTNALNGLGVGGRRFVIDTSRNGAGPAGGEWCNPGGRKLGSPSQVTANTSGLEMLLWIKNPGESDGNCGIGGGSSAGQFLPQAAYDMAR from the coding sequence ATGCAGCGTTCTGCCCTGATGCTTTCAACCGCTTTCCTGCTGGCCGCCTGTGGCCAGGCCACCCAATTGACGCCGCAGGCTCAGGCCCAACAGCCCCAGCTGTCTGCCCAGGCAGTCAGCTTCTACGCCGACCCTGGCGGCGCCGCGGCCACGTGGGTCAGGAATAACCCGAACGATGGCCGCACGAGCCTGATTCGCAGCCGCGTGTCCACCCAGCCCGCCGCGCGCTGGTTTGGCAACTGGAGCGGCGACGTCCGTTCGTCGGTGAACAGCTACGCGGCGGCGGCGGCTCAGGCGGGCAAAACGCCCATTCTGGTCGCTTACAACATCATTGGGCGTGACTGCGGGCAACACAGTTCGGGGGGTGCAGGCAGCGCCGACGCCTACCGCACCTGGATTCGTAATTTCAGCCTGGGCCTGGGGCAGCGGGCTGCCGTGGTGGTCGTTGAGCCCGATGCGCTGGCACAACTGACCCAGTGCCTCAACGCCAGCGAGCAGAGCGTCCGGCTGGGCCTCCTGAGCTACGCCGTGGATCAGCTGGCCACGAACGCCCCCAACGCCAAGGTGTACCTGGACGCCGGCAACAGCAATTGGATTGGGGCCGCCGACATGGCCGACCGGCTGAAAAAAGCCAATGTGGCGCGGGCACGAGGCTTTGCCCTGAACGTCTCGAATTATTACCTCACCAGCGACAGCACGACCTACGGGAACGCCGTGACGAACGCCCTCAATGGGTTAGGGGTCGGCGGTCGGCGCTTCGTCATTGACACCAGCCGCAACGGCGCCGGCCCGGCAGGCGGCGAGTGGTGCAACCCCGGCGGGCGCAAACTGGGCAGTCCGTCGCAAGTGACGGCGAACACCAGCGGGCTGGAAATGCTGCTGTGGATCAAAAATCCCGGCGAGTCGGACGGCAACTGTGGGATTGGCGGCGGCTCCAGCGCCGGGCAGTTTCTGCCCCAGGCGGCCTACGACATGGCGAGGTAG
- a CDS encoding ArsC/Spx/MgsR family protein, with amino-acid sequence MSDLQVQIFGTRKSKETRAAERFFKERKVKVHFVDLHERPISKGELTRFVQKYGLNALLDLEGKAYERSNLAYLRTTEDSVIAKVIETPELLKLPLVRGGKVLAVGDDAEKWKEMVGQGSA; translated from the coding sequence ATGAGCGACCTTCAGGTGCAAATTTTCGGCACCCGCAAAAGCAAGGAGACGCGCGCCGCCGAACGCTTTTTCAAAGAGCGCAAGGTCAAGGTGCATTTCGTGGACCTGCACGAGCGCCCCATCAGCAAAGGGGAACTGACCCGCTTTGTGCAGAAATATGGCCTGAACGCCCTGCTGGACTTAGAGGGTAAAGCCTACGAACGCAGCAATCTCGCCTATCTCCGCACCACCGAGGACAGCGTGATCGCCAAGGTGATCGAGACGCCGGAACTGCTCAAGCTGCCCCTGGTGCGCGGCGGTAAGGTGCTGGCCGTCGGAGACGACGCCGAAAAATGGAAGGAAATGGTGGGTCAAGGTAGCGCCTGA
- the ruvB gene encoding Holliday junction branch migration DNA helicase RuvB, with protein MTEPLDAALRPKTLTEYVGQERLKEKLTVYLQAAKGRREALDHTLLFGPPGLGKTTLAHIIAHELGVNIRVTSGPAIEKPGDLAAILTNSLEEGDVLFIDEIHRLGRVAEEHLYPAMEDFKLDIVLGQGPAARTIELPLPRFTLVGATTRPGLITAPMRSRFGIIEHLEYYTPEEIGVNLLRDARLLGFGLVEEAAIEIGARSRGTMRIAKRLLRRVRDYAEVAGESTIELPRAHDALDKLGLDSAGLDDRDKKYLETLIHRFAGGPVGVDTLATAISEDSLTLEDVYEPYLIQLGFIKRTPRGRVATAHAYDHLGLPVSGHLSDGPGFYTN; from the coding sequence ATGACTGAACCGCTCGACGCCGCCCTGCGGCCCAAGACCCTGACGGAATACGTCGGGCAGGAGCGCCTGAAGGAGAAGTTGACGGTCTACCTTCAGGCCGCCAAGGGCCGGCGCGAGGCGCTGGATCACACCCTGCTGTTTGGCCCGCCCGGTCTGGGCAAAACCACCCTGGCTCACATCATCGCCCACGAACTGGGCGTGAACATTCGCGTGACCTCTGGCCCAGCCATCGAGAAGCCGGGCGATCTGGCGGCCATCCTCACCAACAGTCTGGAAGAGGGCGACGTGCTGTTCATTGATGAGATTCACCGCCTGGGCCGTGTGGCCGAAGAACACCTGTACCCCGCGATGGAAGACTTCAAGCTGGACATCGTGCTGGGGCAGGGACCAGCGGCCCGCACCATTGAGCTGCCCCTGCCGCGCTTTACGCTGGTCGGGGCCACCACCCGCCCTGGCCTAATTACCGCGCCCATGCGCAGCCGCTTTGGCATCATTGAGCACCTGGAGTACTACACCCCGGAAGAGATTGGGGTCAACCTGCTGCGCGACGCTCGCCTGCTGGGCTTCGGGCTGGTTGAGGAAGCCGCCATTGAAATTGGCGCCCGGTCGCGCGGCACTATGCGTATTGCCAAGCGGCTGCTGCGCCGCGTGCGCGACTACGCTGAGGTGGCGGGTGAGAGCACCATTGAACTGCCCCGCGCCCATGACGCCCTGGACAAGCTGGGGCTGGACAGCGCCGGTCTGGATGACCGCGACAAGAAGTACCTCGAAACCCTGATTCACCGCTTTGCCGGTGGCCCCGTGGGCGTGGATACGCTGGCGACCGCCATCAGTGAGGACTCGCTGACGCTGGAAGATGTCTACGAGCCCTACCTGATTCAGCTGGGCTTTATCAAGCGCACGCCGCGTGGGCGCGTGGCGACGGCCCACGCCTACGACCACCTGGGGCTGCCGGTCTCGGGTCATCTGAGCGACGGCCCCGGCTTCTATACGAACTAA
- a CDS encoding SCO family protein: MKLLTPKSMTAALLLVAAVLAALLLWRQAGAAPLGGDAMPTPRPLPALALLNERGQATTLAASDGRLRLVFYGFVRCPDVCPVTLASLKNTYAALTPERRARVQVQFITVDPENDRPAVVRDYLARFDPAFTGLTGQAAAIDEAAREMFVTNVKPLPAAQDHSAHIQEEQGSGATNAQAAGASAAAAARLHGDQLSVVDSQGRFVRVYGNTAVVDGTLDRDLPGLIRQYAN, encoded by the coding sequence ATGAAGCTGCTCACCCCCAAAAGCATGACCGCCGCGCTGCTGCTGGTGGCCGCTGTGCTGGCGGCCTTGCTGCTGTGGCGGCAAGCCGGAGCTGCTCCGCTGGGCGGAGACGCCATGCCCACCCCCCGGCCCCTGCCTGCGCTGGCCCTGCTGAATGAACGGGGTCAGGCCACCACCCTGGCCGCCAGCGACGGCCGGCTGCGGCTGGTCTTTTACGGCTTCGTGCGGTGCCCGGACGTCTGCCCGGTCACCCTGGCCAGCCTCAAAAATACCTACGCGGCCCTCACGCCCGAGCGGCGGGCCAGGGTGCAGGTGCAGTTCATCACCGTGGACCCCGAAAACGACCGGCCTGCCGTGGTGCGCGATTACCTGGCGCGCTTTGACCCAGCGTTTACGGGTCTGACCGGCCAAGCCGCCGCCATTGACGAGGCCGCGCGCGAGATGTTTGTGACCAACGTTAAACCCCTGCCAGCGGCCCAGGACCACAGCGCTCACATACAAGAGGAGCAAGGGAGCGGGGCCACCAACGCCCAGGCCGCCGGGGCCAGCGCCGCAGCGGCCGCCCGCTTACACGGCGACCAGCTGAGTGTGGTGGACAGCCAGGGCCGCTTTGTGCGGGTCTACGGCAACACAGCCGTTGTGGATGGCACCCTGGACCGCGACCTTCCAGGGCTGATTCGCCAGTATGCCAACTGA
- a CDS encoding cbb3-type cytochrome c oxidase subunit I, translating into MTVQHAPLKDHVARPGLWHVLKDYMMTTDHKKIGTLYIATSILGFAIAGILAVLIRLQLAVPDNTFLVGNAYNQVLTLHAALMIFFFLIPIGLFGFGNWFLPLQLGVRDVALPRVNTFAVWLFIFSLILVVLGLANGGAPGVGWTFYYPLSVDANQTGVAVLMVALTLNGIASLLGSANFAATIVNMRAPGMSLWKMPIFAWSIFATSILQLISLGGLTAAALVTFLELKLGLSLFNPGIGGVPVMFQQFFWFYSHPAVYVMLLPYLGIGAEIASTMARKPLFGYRVMVYSILGIVLVSLLVWVHHMFAVGLPEAWQIAFMIATMIVAVPTGVKIFNLIGTLWGGRIIMKSPTYWLVGFIFNFLIGGITGVSLGMIPFDYQVTMSYYVVAHFHNVMMFGTAFLAMGGLYYWWPKMTGRFMNEKLGLAHFWLFMVGSWMTFLPQYILGLLGMPRRYYTYPEGNFAWSELNLISTLGALTLLAGGIVWVWNMIQSFRGPVTASKNPWGGFTLEWTADSPPQPYNFAHDFPKSFPTERPLYDWEQSGETLIPVDPKTIHLPQDSIWPFMTAVGMMLMGYGLSFGWFTNYTPGDGLRPFADASFGFQLATVLLYISIPVFLYSLFKWAGTREYAVPVAHHHLTKYDNGFMGMAWFIISEVGLFGVLIAGYVYLRVIGAAEPPALRPSIWLAALNTLILVASSFVIHRAEQDNHHGKLTRFRLGLFITLILGAVFMIFQVYEFTLFGVESDWRQNLWQACFFTIVGLHGLHILIGGTGVALPFYQTMTGKMDKYNHGSITPASLYWHLVDVVWLLILAIFYAW; encoded by the coding sequence GTGACCGTTCAGCACGCGCCCCTGAAGGACCATGTCGCCCGCCCTGGGCTGTGGCACGTCCTGAAGGACTACATGATGACCACCGATCATAAAAAGATCGGCACCCTGTACATCGCCACCAGCATCCTGGGCTTTGCCATCGCCGGGATTCTGGCGGTCCTGATCCGCCTGCAACTGGCGGTGCCGGACAACACCTTCCTGGTGGGCAACGCCTACAACCAGGTGCTGACCCTGCACGCCGCCCTGATGATCTTTTTCTTCCTGATTCCGATTGGCCTCTTTGGCTTCGGGAACTGGTTCCTGCCACTGCAACTGGGCGTGCGCGACGTGGCGCTGCCACGTGTGAACACCTTCGCGGTGTGGCTGTTTATCTTCAGCCTCATTCTGGTGGTGCTGGGCCTGGCCAACGGCGGCGCCCCTGGCGTGGGCTGGACCTTCTATTACCCGCTCTCGGTGGACGCCAACCAGACCGGCGTGGCTGTCCTGATGGTCGCGCTGACCCTGAACGGGATTGCCTCTTTGCTCGGCTCGGCCAACTTTGCCGCCACCATTGTCAACATGCGTGCGCCGGGCATGAGCCTGTGGAAGATGCCCATTTTCGCCTGGAGCATCTTTGCCACCTCTATCCTGCAGCTGATTTCGCTGGGCGGCCTGACGGCAGCGGCGCTGGTCACCTTTCTGGAACTGAAACTGGGCCTGAGCCTGTTTAACCCCGGCATTGGCGGCGTGCCGGTCATGTTCCAGCAGTTCTTCTGGTTCTACTCTCACCCCGCCGTGTACGTGATGCTGCTGCCGTACCTGGGCATTGGCGCCGAAATCGCCAGCACCATGGCCCGCAAGCCGCTGTTCGGCTACCGAGTGATGGTGTACTCGATTCTGGGCATCGTGCTGGTCAGCCTGCTGGTGTGGGTACACCACATGTTCGCCGTGGGCCTGCCCGAAGCCTGGCAGATTGCCTTCATGATCGCCACCATGATCGTGGCGGTGCCGACCGGCGTGAAGATCTTCAACCTGATCGGGACGCTGTGGGGCGGACGCATCATCATGAAGTCCCCGACCTACTGGCTGGTGGGCTTCATCTTCAACTTCCTGATCGGCGGGATCACCGGCGTCTCTCTGGGCATGATTCCCTTTGACTACCAGGTCACCATGTCGTACTACGTCGTGGCGCACTTCCACAACGTGATGATGTTCGGCACGGCGTTCCTGGCGATGGGCGGCCTGTACTACTGGTGGCCCAAGATGACCGGCCGCTTCATGAACGAGAAACTGGGCCTGGCCCACTTCTGGCTCTTTATGGTCGGCTCGTGGATGACCTTCCTGCCGCAGTACATCCTGGGTCTGCTGGGCATGCCCCGGCGCTACTACACCTACCCCGAAGGCAACTTTGCCTGGAGCGAACTGAACCTGATTTCCACCCTGGGCGCCCTGACGCTGCTGGCGGGCGGTATTGTCTGGGTCTGGAACATGATCCAGAGCTTCCGTGGCCCGGTGACGGCCTCGAAGAACCCCTGGGGTGGCTTTACCCTGGAGTGGACGGCGGACAGCCCGCCCCAGCCCTACAACTTCGCCCACGACTTCCCCAAGTCCTTTCCCACCGAGCGCCCCCTGTACGACTGGGAGCAGAGCGGCGAAACCCTGATTCCGGTAGACCCCAAGACCATCCACCTGCCTCAGGACTCTATCTGGCCCTTCATGACGGCTGTGGGCATGATGCTGATGGGCTACGGCCTGAGCTTCGGCTGGTTTACCAACTACACGCCCGGCGACGGTCTGCGACCCTTTGCCGATGCAAGTTTCGGGTTCCAGCTTGCCACGGTGCTGCTGTACATCAGCATTCCTGTCTTCCTGTACAGCCTGTTCAAATGGGCGGGCACCCGTGAATATGCTGTGCCCGTCGCGCACCATCACCTGACCAAGTACGACAACGGCTTCATGGGCATGGCGTGGTTCATCATCTCGGAAGTGGGCCTATTCGGCGTGCTGATTGCCGGCTACGTCTACCTGCGCGTGATCGGCGCCGCCGAGCCGCCTGCCCTGCGCCCTAGCATCTGGCTGGCCGCGCTGAACACCCTGATTCTGGTGGCCAGCTCGTTCGTGATTCACCGCGCCGAGCAGGATAACCACCACGGCAAGCTGACCCGCTTCCGCCTGGGCCTCTTTATTACCCTGATCCTGGGCGCTGTCTTCATGATCTTCCAGGTATATGAGTTCACGCTGTTCGGGGTGGAAAGCGACTGGCGCCAGAACCTATGGCAGGCCTGCTTCTTCACCATCGTCGGCCTGCACGGTCTACACATCCTGATTGGCGGCACCGGTGTGGCGCTGCCCTTCTACCAGACCATGACCGGCAAGATGGACAAGTACAACCACGGCTCGATTACGCCGGCCAGCTTGTACTGGCACCTGGTGGACGTGGTGTGGCTGCTGATTCTGGCAATTTTCTACGCCTGGTAA